One stretch of Oncorhynchus gorbuscha isolate QuinsamMale2020 ecotype Even-year linkage group LG21, OgorEven_v1.0, whole genome shotgun sequence DNA includes these proteins:
- the sdc4 gene encoding syndecan-4 — MHKVFLVLFLFASVYSESVRETETWMPMKTTQAASHDELVASGDGSDFGFPDEEHDTFDNEDEMDDEDFSGSGDGVTTITIKNDKTMTKSTMNDNKIPDLDIPLRTKPTPNEIELVQKNNEVSVRGAPKPEEYPSNVLMAHAGEESIFRKTEVLAALIAGGAVGLLFAVFLVLLLIYRMKKKDEGSYDLGKKPIYKKAPTTEIYA; from the exons ATGCACAAAGTGTTCCTCGTGTTGTTTTTATTTGCCTCCGTCTACTCTGAGTCG GTGCGGGAGACTGAGACATGGATGCCCATGAAGACGACCCAAGCCGCGTCGCACGACGAGCTTGTTGCGTCTGGTGACGGCTCCGACTTTGGCTTCCCTGATGAGGAACACGACACATTTGACAATGAGGATGAAATGGACGATGAAGACTTCTCTGGCTCTGGAGATGGAG taacTACTATTACAATCAAAAATGACAAAACCATGACAAAG TCTACCATGAACGACAACAAGATTCCAGACCTGGACATACCCCTGAGGACCAAACCCACACCGAATGAGATTGAACTGGTCCAGAAGAACAATGAAGTGTCAGTGCGGGGTGCTCCCAAACCCGAGGAGTACCCATCAAACGTACTGATGGCCCATGCGGGGGAGGAGAGCATCTTCAGAAAAACAGAGGTCCTAGCAG CTCTGATTGCTGGTGGAGCAGTGGGGCTGCTCTTTGCAGTCTTCCTCGTCCTTCTGCTCATCTATCGCATGAAGAAGAAGGACGAAGGCAGCTACGATCTGGGAAAGAAGCCCATTTACAAAAAGGCTCCGACAACGGAGATCTACGCCTAA